Within Microterricola gilva, the genomic segment GGAACGCACCTCCGTGAGAATCGCCGTGGACGGACCGGGCCGGATGCCGCGACGCTGCTCGTCGCGGGGACGCCCGGCTTCGACTTCGGCCGCGGCGAGGTGTGGGCGATCCACAACGCCTGGTCGGGCAATCAGCGCGTGTGGGCTGAGCGCACGAACGGCGGGCGCGGCTTCCTCGGCGCCGGCGAGCTGCTGCACGCGGGCGAGATCACCCTGCGGCCCGGCCAGGAGTACTCGAGCCCGTGGATCTACGCGAGCCACGGCGATGGGCTCGATGCGGCATCCGCGCGCATTCACTCCACGCTCCGTGCACGACCGTCGCACCCGCCCATCGGTCGCCCCGTCACCCTCAACACCTGGGAGGCCGTCTACTTCGACCACTCCCTGCCGCCACTGCTCGAACTCGCCGATCTCGCCGAGCGGGTCGGCGTCGAGCGCTTCGTGCTCGACGACGGCTGGTTCCTCGGCCGCCGCCATGACCGGGCAGGACTCGGGGACTGGCTCGTCGACGAGAGCGTCTGGCCGGACGGCCTCGCCCCGCTCGTCGACCACGTGCGCGGCCTCGGGATGCAGTTCGGCATCTGGTTCGAGCCAGAGATGGTCAACCCGGATTCGGAGCTCGCCCGCGCCCACCCCGACTGGATCCTCTCGCCGGTGCACCGCGACGCCCCGCTGGCCAGGCAGCAGCTGGTGCTGAACACGGCGCACCCGGACGCCTACGCCTCGCTGCGGGACCGAATCGTCGGTCTCGTCACCGAACACCGCATCGACTACATCAAGTGGGACCACAACCGCGATCTGCTCGAGCCGGTCGATCGCAGCACCGGCGTCGCGGGCGTGCACGCCCAGACGCTGGCCAGCTACCGGCTCATCGACGAGATCCGCGCTGCGTGCCCGTGGCTGGAGATCGAGTCGTGCTCAGCCGGCGGCGGGCGCATCGACCTCGGCATCGTCGAACGCGTCGACCGCTTCTGGACCTCCGACTCGAATGATCCACTCGAGCGTCAGCGGATCCAGCGCTGGACGAGCCTGCTGATGCCGCCGGAGCTGCTCGGATCGCACGTCGGCGCGGCCCGCGCACACGTAACGGGGCGGCACAGCTCGCTCACCTTCCGCGCGGTCACGGCGCTCGTCGGCAGTTTCGGCGTCGAATGGGATCTCCGCGAGGCCTCGGCTGCTGAGCTGGCGGAGCTCACCGCGTGGATCGGCCAGGTGAAGCGGCTCGCCCCCCTGATCGAACGTGGAACGCTGCACCGTCTGGAGACCGAGCACGCCCACGTCGCTCAGAGCATCGTCTCCGACGATGCCGGCCACGCCATCGTCACCCTCGCCGCCATCGACTCCCCTCCGCACATCCCGGGCCCGGCTCTGCGGCTGGCGGGCCTCGACCCGGAGCGGCTCTACCGCGTGGCTCGCGTGCGCGTGGAGGGCGCTGACGACCCGACGTCCACCCGTGCACAGCCGGCATGGTGGAACGAGGAGATCGGCTGCCCAGGATCGGTGCTCATGTGGATCGGCCTGCCGATGCCGGCCCTCCGCCCGCAGGAGGCAGCACTCATCGAGGTGATCGGGCAGTGAGTGGCATCCGGATCGAGTCCGACAACCAGGAGATCGAGCAGATCTTCACCTGGGCGAAGCGCACGGCGGCCGTCTCCCTGATCGCCGACGGCGAGAGCGGGCCGCTGGACGTCTCGGAGGCGAATCCCGGCCCGTTCCGGCACGCGCCGTACCGGGCAAGTTACCGCGCCGGCTATGCCCACCGCAGCGGCTACTATCTGCGCGACTTCGCCCACCAGGCCGTCGGTGCTCAGCTGCTCGGCTGGCAGCGGCACAATGCGGCCATGTTGAGCGCCCTGCTGGCCACGGCGACGCCGGAGCACGGCGGCTGGCCGGTGTGGGCGCTCAACTTCGACGGCGAGACTCCGCTCGCCATCGACTATCGCGGGCCGCACGAGTTCGTGCGCGAGCTGCCGGCGATCTTCGAGCTGGTCGAACTCGTGCACACGCTGTACCGCTGGACGGGTGACGCCGAGCTGCTGGGGCACCGCGCCTTCTGGCGCAACACCCTCGGCGCCTTCGTCGAGGCCCATGACACGCACCGCCCCAACGGGGTCGCCGAGGGCAGCGGGCTGGGCATCTTCGACGGCGCGGCGAGCTACAACGAGCATCCGACGGCGCGTTTCCGCGAGGCCGGGGATGCCTTCGGCGCCCAGTACGCCGCCACCCTCCATGCCGCGGCGCTGGAGCGCGCCGGCGGCGCCACCGAGGAGGCCGAGCGCTACGAGCGCACGGCGCGGGGGCTCGCCGCCTACTTCCTGCACACGTGGAGTCGAGGCGAGGCCGGGGCCATCGTGAACGGCTGGACCGTCGACGGCGACCCCGTCACCACGTGGGGGCGGGAGACGACGTGGTTCATGCCGCTCAAGGGCCTCTTCGCCGACGACCAGCGCGCGGAGGCGCTGCTGCGCGAAATCGACCACCTCTGCGCCGACCCCGTCGGGGCTCCGGCGATCATCGAGGCGCTCACGTACGTGCCCGACCTCTACCTGCGTCACGGCGATGCAGACACGGCGTGGCGGTGGATGCGCCACATCTACGCCATCCGGGACGACGCCCACGAGGTGCCGCAGCAGGGCCTGAACGGCAGCTACCCCGAGGTGCCGTTCACGCTCGTCGCCCAGATCATCGGGCTGCTCGGGCTGCAGCCGAACGCGGCCGG encodes:
- a CDS encoding alpha-galactosidase — protein: MRSSATHLTAAGVSVVVTAEPGALPVIAYWGAALGPVDDAALERIATDSRPVRAVSEPDVPLSIGVLPEAKQGWMGFPGIAGHRAGRGSFADVQHVVSEHTPAETPDAAERVTARGVDVSGRLSVALEIELLPSGVLRTRAAVRNDGEDDYSLAGLDLALPIPGRATELLDFSGRHNGERRPQRSTLVDGTHLRENRRGRTGPDAATLLVAGTPGFDFGRGEVWAIHNAWSGNQRVWAERTNGGRGFLGAGELLHAGEITLRPGQEYSSPWIYASHGDGLDAASARIHSTLRARPSHPPIGRPVTLNTWEAVYFDHSLPPLLELADLAERVGVERFVLDDGWFLGRRHDRAGLGDWLVDESVWPDGLAPLVDHVRGLGMQFGIWFEPEMVNPDSELARAHPDWILSPVHRDAPLARQQLVLNTAHPDAYASLRDRIVGLVTEHRIDYIKWDHNRDLLEPVDRSTGVAGVHAQTLASYRLIDEIRAACPWLEIESCSAGGGRIDLGIVERVDRFWTSDSNDPLERQRIQRWTSLLMPPELLGSHVGAARAHVTGRHSSLTFRAVTALVGSFGVEWDLREASAAELAELTAWIGQVKRLAPLIERGTLHRLETEHAHVAQSIVSDDAGHAIVTLAAIDSPPHIPGPALRLAGLDPERLYRVARVRVEGADDPTSTRAQPAWWNEEIGCPGSVLMWIGLPMPALRPQEAALIEVIGQ